One Skermanella pratensis genomic window, TGTTCCGGCAAGGCAATAGGGCGTTGGCATGCCCCGTGCTTTACGGGATGATGAGCACCGCTCGGTGGCGCGCCGCCATCCACGGGGAGTCGTTGATCAGCATCATGAAAAAAATCGAAGCCATCATTAAGCCGTTCAAGCTCGACGAAGTGAAGGAAGCCCTTCATGAGGTCGGCATCAAGGGCATTACCGTCACCGAGGCCAAGGGCTTCGGGCGGCAGAAGGGTCATACGGAATTGTACCGTGGCGCGGAATACGTCGTGGACTTCCTGCCGAAGGTGAAGATCGAGGTGGTGATGGACGACAGTCTGGTCGACCGCGCCATCGAGGCCATCCAGACGGCTGCCCATACCGGCCGCATCGGCGACGGCAAGATCTTCGTGACTCCGGTCGAGGAAGTCGTCCGGATTCGAACCGGCGAGAAGGGAAGCGACGCCGTCTGACGCGCCTCGACGGCCCCTGACCGCTTCACTCCATTCGGACGGCTCCCGGCGATTCGCGCGCAGTGCGGAAAGCCACCGCGCGGAAAGCCGCGGCGGCCGGTCCCGGATAAGACCTTGGCGCCGGCCGGATCAGGCCGCGCGTCCGGCTCCATAAGATCGCGGGCGAAGCCGGCCGGACAGCCACATTGCCGCAATTCCGCTGGCGGGCAAGCTGTGGATTGTGCGTCCGGAAAGGTCGTGACATAACAACGCCCGCGCGCGTCACCAAAATCGGTTTCTCCGTGCCTTCCTCGGCGGGAGCGAACCAGCGTCAACCATAGAAACGGATCCCGAGGCATGTCTGACATCAGCAAGGTCTTCGACCTGATCAAGGAACACGACGTCAAGTACGTCGACCTTCGCTTCACCGACCCGCGCGGCAAGCTGCAGCACACCGCGCAGCACGTCTCCACGATGAACGAAGAAGCCTTCACTGACGGCATCATGTTCGACGGTTCATCGATTGCGGGCTGGAAGGCGATCAACGAGTCCGACATGACCCTGATGCCGGACGCGACGACCGCGGTGATGGACCCGTTCGCGGCGCAGCCGATGCTGAACATCTTCTGCGACGTGTACGAACCCTCCAGCGGCCAGCCCTACAACCGCGACCCGCGCTCGATCGCCAAGGCGGCCCAGGCGCACATGGAATCGGCCGGCATCGGCGACACCGCCTATTTCGGTCCGGAAGCCGAGTTCTTCGTGTTCGACGACGTCCGCTACGAAGTCTCGATGAACCAGTGCTTCTACAAGATCGACAGCGAGGAAGGCCCTTACATCACCGGCAAGGAACTGCCGGACGGCAACCTGGGCCACCGCCCGACCG contains:
- a CDS encoding P-II family nitrogen regulator; translation: MMSTARWRAAIHGESLISIMKKIEAIIKPFKLDEVKEALHEVGIKGITVTEAKGFGRQKGHTELYRGAEYVVDFLPKVKIEVVMDDSLVDRAIEAIQTAAHTGRIGDGKIFVTPVEEVVRIRTGEKGSDAV